A genomic region of Candidatus Bathyarchaeota archaeon contains the following coding sequences:
- a CDS encoding RidA family protein, producing the protein MVKDARIKIKARDEVRYYPEYWAGKKLAYPHVPPQHPKFSRSVVVGNLIFISGCQGQNDETLEIPSTFEEQMINALDKVRKAMEEVGSSMNNIVKTLILLKNLEDYPRMRKTELEYYQKYAPFLVENPPASTVAVVASLARPEFLIEIDAIGYIP; encoded by the coding sequence ATGGTGAAGGATGCACGTATAAAAATCAAAGCAAGGGATGAAGTAAGGTATTATCCTGAGTATTGGGCTGGCAAGAAGTTGGCTTATCCCCATGTACCTCCACAGCATCCTAAATTTTCCAGATCAGTGGTCGTTGGCAACCTAATATTCATCTCTGGATGCCAAGGCCAGAATGATGAGACTCTAGAAATACCTTCAACATTTGAAGAACAAATGATCAACGCGCTTGACAAGGTAAGAAAAGCCATGGAGGAGGTGGGCAGTTCTATGAACAACATTGTCAAAACTTTGATACTTCTTAAGAATTTGGAGGATTACCCTCGCATGCGAAAAACAGAACTAGAATATTACCAAAAATACGCTCCTTTCCTAGTTGAGAACCCACCGGCAAGCACGGTGGCGGTTGTAGCAAGTTTAGCAAGGCCAGAGTTTCTCATAGAAATAGATGCTATTGGATACATCCCTTGA
- a CDS encoding molybdopterin-dependent oxidoreductase, with translation MFTNCTVGGPVFVYVKDRKIIRVTPIEFGPDDAESWVIEARGKCFKPPRKSLLAPYVIAARSRVYSPERALYPLKRVDFNPDGDRHPENRGKSGYERISWEEAFDIITKEIERVKRQYGPAAIAATASSHHEWGNIGYRHSAFFRFFNLLGFTYIDHNPDSWEGWHWGAMHMWGFYWRLGVPEQYDLLEDALKHCEMIVFWSSDPDSTRAIGYQGYESAPWRQWLKDLGVKMIFIDPHYNSTAVLFADKWLAPRPGTDTALALAIANVWITENRYDKEYVATHTYGFDEFKKYVLGEEDKTPKTPEWAEELTGVSAREIRALAREWASKRTMLAAGGLGGWGGACRAAYATEWARMMVALVAMQGLGKPGVNIWSTTQGAPFNADFYFPGYAEGGISGDPQKTAASFELLGRGMTKKPTTCPVHDNHHIPRLLLPECILNPPVEWRGRGFCGESIEHQLRLYRYPATGYSEAKILYRIGGAYIGTMTETNRWAKMYRSPKLDLIVSQTLFVKEPDTKFADIILPACTNFERWDISEWASCSGYVPHSSCGTNHRVIVLQMKCIEPLGESKSDYAIFAELAKRLGFYDEFTEGGMTELDWVRRMFNVTDISKYISWEEFKRKGYFVVPLPKPYRSTPALRWFYENRPRDTPDWGPAPRDAPVNKVGLATPTGKIEFVSQSLMRFDPGDKERPPVPHFIPSWEGHLCEKAKTYPLQLISTHPRFSYHTHYDGKGTWINEIPEHRVLKEDGHYYWVIRINPKDAEPRGIKDGDIVRVYNDRGSVLCVARVTERIRPGVVHGWESCNVYEPIGEPGDPKSIDKGGCLNLLTPSRFISKNACGMAPNSCLVEVEKWRG, from the coding sequence ATCTTCACTAATTGCACTGTTGGCGGGCCTGTCTTTGTATACGTCAAAGATAGAAAAATTATACGGGTAACCCCAATCGAGTTTGGACCTGATGATGCGGAGTCTTGGGTCATTGAAGCTAGAGGAAAGTGTTTCAAACCTCCAAGAAAGTCGCTACTTGCGCCCTACGTAATTGCTGCTAGATCTAGGGTTTATTCGCCGGAAAGAGCTCTTTACCCGCTTAAAAGAGTTGATTTTAACCCTGATGGTGATAGGCACCCAGAGAACAGGGGTAAGTCAGGATACGAGCGAATAAGCTGGGAGGAAGCTTTTGATATAATTACAAAGGAGATCGAACGTGTAAAAAGACAGTACGGTCCAGCGGCCATAGCTGCAACTGCATCTTCTCATCATGAATGGGGAAACATAGGATACCGCCATAGTGCATTCTTTAGATTCTTCAACCTTTTAGGTTTCACATATATCGACCACAACCCGGACAGCTGGGAAGGATGGCATTGGGGGGCAATGCACATGTGGGGTTTCTATTGGAGGCTAGGCGTTCCAGAACAATACGACCTGCTTGAAGACGCTTTAAAGCACTGTGAAATGATAGTTTTCTGGTCGTCGGATCCCGACTCAACTCGTGCTATAGGCTATCAGGGATACGAATCTGCTCCTTGGAGGCAATGGTTGAAGGACCTTGGAGTGAAAATGATTTTCATAGACCCTCACTATAACTCTACTGCTGTCCTTTTTGCGGATAAATGGCTTGCGCCTAGACCTGGAACGGATACCGCGTTGGCCTTAGCTATTGCTAATGTGTGGATAACTGAAAATAGGTATGACAAAGAGTACGTGGCAACGCATACGTATGGATTCGATGAATTTAAAAAGTATGTGCTCGGAGAAGAAGACAAAACGCCGAAGACTCCTGAATGGGCTGAAGAGCTTACTGGAGTTTCTGCTAGGGAAATAAGAGCTCTGGCGAGGGAATGGGCGTCCAAAAGAACAATGTTGGCTGCTGGAGGACTTGGCGGATGGGGAGGCGCTTGCAGAGCAGCATATGCAACTGAATGGGCTAGGATGATGGTTGCGCTTGTCGCTATGCAAGGTCTAGGCAAACCAGGAGTGAACATTTGGAGCACCACCCAAGGCGCGCCTTTCAACGCAGACTTCTATTTCCCGGGATATGCAGAAGGCGGGATATCAGGCGACCCGCAAAAGACTGCAGCCTCTTTTGAACTTTTAGGCAGGGGAATGACCAAAAAGCCTACGACTTGCCCAGTCCATGATAATCATCACATACCTAGGCTATTGTTGCCGGAATGCATATTGAACCCACCCGTTGAATGGAGAGGAAGAGGTTTCTGTGGCGAGTCAATAGAGCATCAACTTAGACTATATAGGTATCCAGCAACAGGGTACAGTGAAGCTAAAATACTGTACAGGATTGGCGGGGCATACATTGGCACGATGACTGAAACCAACAGGTGGGCTAAAATGTACCGGAGTCCAAAACTGGACTTGATCGTAAGTCAGACTTTATTCGTTAAGGAACCGGATACAAAATTTGCTGACATAATTCTTCCCGCGTGTACAAACTTTGAACGCTGGGATATAAGCGAATGGGCTAGCTGCTCCGGTTACGTCCCGCATTCCTCTTGTGGAACCAACCATCGGGTTATAGTACTTCAGATGAAATGTATAGAACCTTTAGGAGAGTCTAAAAGTGACTACGCAATATTCGCTGAGCTAGCTAAAAGACTTGGCTTTTACGATGAATTCACCGAGGGCGGAATGACTGAACTGGATTGGGTTAGAAGAATGTTCAATGTAACCGACATATCAAAGTATATATCCTGGGAGGAATTCAAGAGGAAGGGATACTTTGTTGTACCTCTTCCAAAACCATATAGGTCAACACCAGCCTTACGTTGGTTCTACGAAAACCGACCCCGTGACACTCCTGATTGGGGTCCGGCTCCACGGGATGCTCCAGTTAACAAGGTGGGCTTGGCGACGCCCACTGGGAAAATAGAGTTTGTCTCTCAATCACTTATGCGTTTTGACCCCGGAGATAAAGAGAGGCCCCCAGTACCACATTTCATCCCTTCATGGGAAGGCCATTTGTGCGAAAAAGCAAAGACGTACCCGCTTCAGCTAATTTCAACACATCCTCGATTCTCCTATCATACACACTATGATGGCAAGGGAACGTGGATAAATGAAATTCCTGAACATAGAGTCCTTAAAGAGGATGGGCACTATTACTGGGTTATAAGGATAAACCCGAAGGACGCTGAACCACGAGGAATTAAAGACGGAGACATAGTTAGAGTTTATAATGACAGGGGTTCTGTATTATGTGTTGCAAGAGTCACTGAAAGAATTCGGCCTGGTGTTGTGCATGGTTGGGAATCGTGCAACGTCTATGAACCCATAGGTGAACCGGGAGATCCAAAATCAATTGATAAAGGAGGCTGCCTTAACCTGTTAACCCCCTCAAGGTTTATATCTAAAAATGCTTGCGGTATGGCGCCTAACTCCTGTTTGGTTGAGGTTGAGAAATGGAGGGGTTGA
- a CDS encoding carboxypeptidase regulatory-like domain-containing protein: MVKWGLVVDITKCNGCYNCFLACKDEHWDNDNLPYSAPQPRHGHFWMQVFTRERGQFPHVRVAYMPVPCMHCDNAPCIKAAKDNAIYKRPDGIVIIDPQKTIGQKNLVNSCPYGVIFWNEERRIPQKCTFCAHLLDKGWKEPRCVQACPTGALIFGDLDDPNSEVFKLVATGKAEPFKPELGTNPRVYYIGLYRFTKEFIAGSVAFKDTDECAENVKITLINKEDGETRTTFTNAFGDFEFDGLNPGEYSISFEYSNYQAKSIEVKLDKSTYIGYVFLERTK; encoded by the coding sequence ATGGTTAAATGGGGTTTGGTTGTAGACATAACGAAATGCAATGGGTGCTACAATTGTTTCTTAGCTTGTAAGGATGAACACTGGGACAATGACAATTTGCCCTACTCTGCGCCACAACCTAGGCATGGACATTTCTGGATGCAAGTTTTCACAAGGGAGAGAGGCCAATTCCCCCATGTGCGCGTGGCATATATGCCCGTACCCTGCATGCACTGCGACAACGCGCCATGTATTAAGGCAGCTAAAGATAACGCGATCTACAAAAGACCAGACGGGATAGTGATAATTGATCCACAAAAGACAATCGGCCAGAAAAATCTAGTCAATTCGTGTCCCTATGGCGTTATTTTCTGGAATGAGGAGAGAAGAATTCCGCAGAAATGTACTTTTTGCGCCCACCTCCTTGACAAAGGCTGGAAAGAGCCGAGATGTGTGCAGGCATGTCCAACTGGAGCACTGATATTCGGAGACCTAGACGACCCTAACAGTGAAGTATTCAAGCTGGTTGCGACTGGAAAAGCCGAACCGTTTAAACCGGAACTTGGCACAAATCCAAGGGTATATTATATCGGGTTGTACAGATTTACTAAAGAATTCATCGCAGGAAGCGTGGCCTTCAAAGACACCGACGAATGCGCAGAAAACGTCAAAATAACTCTTATTAACAAAGAAGACGGCGAAACTAGAACGACCTTTACGAACGCGTTTGGAGACTTCGAGTTTGACGGATTAAATCCAGGCGAATACTCGATAAGCTTTGAGTATTCAAACTACCAAGCGAAGAGTATAGAAGTTAAATTAGATAAAAGTACATACATCGGCTACGTTTTTCTTGAAAGGACTAAATAG
- a CDS encoding DMT family transporter, translating to MKIVKYLGLYVFPSMIGEFAALGAALCWTFSAILYRRVLSSTSSIQANTVRCLGTSLTLILFLVITRKNMILTELQTRDIFLASVSGAIGLGLGDTLYMLSLKTLGVSRAVPITCTYPLFNLIWAFFAGETITPQVIMGATTIVVGMWLLTNEKTEANNEKFVKKPHLKGLVYALSTAIAWSISISLINIAIKSAKSLEQAYAVNTTRLFAVTVLLLAYSLTNGKRINSLKVGWKNAAMLVFGGLIAIGLGWFLLTFSFTLIPESQAVPISSTTPLFSTLTGAVFLHEKVTAKVATGSIIVVGLFMVFVG from the coding sequence TTGAAAATTGTTAAATATCTAGGGCTTTACGTTTTTCCCTCCATGATAGGCGAGTTTGCAGCTCTCGGAGCAGCCCTCTGCTGGACGTTTTCAGCCATCCTTTATAGGCGGGTTTTGTCCTCGACTTCATCCATTCAAGCGAACACCGTGCGTTGTTTAGGAACAAGTCTCACTCTCATTTTGTTTTTAGTAATTACCAGAAAAAATATGATTCTTACTGAACTGCAAACTCGAGATATCTTTTTAGCAAGCGTCAGCGGAGCCATCGGTTTAGGGCTTGGCGACACACTCTACATGTTAAGCCTAAAAACATTGGGTGTTTCAAGGGCTGTTCCGATAACATGCACCTACCCGCTTTTTAACCTTATTTGGGCTTTTTTCGCTGGCGAAACCATAACTCCTCAAGTGATCATGGGAGCTACAACGATAGTCGTGGGTATGTGGCTTTTAACAAATGAAAAAACAGAGGCGAATAACGAAAAGTTCGTGAAGAAGCCTCATCTAAAGGGTTTAGTTTACGCCCTTTCAACAGCCATAGCATGGTCCATAAGCATTTCTCTAATCAACATAGCCATAAAAAGTGCAAAAAGCCTCGAACAAGCCTACGCCGTGAACACAACGAGACTTTTTGCCGTTACAGTTTTGCTACTTGCTTATTCGCTAACTAATGGAAAGAGAATTAACTCCTTAAAAGTTGGATGGAAAAACGCGGCTATGCTCGTGTTCGGCGGCTTGATAGCAATAGGTTTAGGGTGGTTCCTTCTAACGTTCAGCTTTACTCTAATACCAGAATCACAAGCTGTTCCCATCTCCTCGACAACACCACTATTTTCAACATTAACTGGAGCAGTTTTTCTCCATGAAAAAGTGACAGCCAAAGTCGCAACCGGATCTATAATTGTTGTTGGGTTATTCATGGTATTTGTGGGTTGA
- a CDS encoding orotidine 5'-phosphate decarboxylase yields the protein MAFREKIRGTAQNKQTNVVLALDFPFEKLENRQTLYKRAEKIINTISPHVCAVKFNHHLVLPLGVFNGIQKLLERAHELELPTIMDCKANDIGDTNRVIAEYYFEAGFDALIANPFVGWEEGLKPIFEIAKNQGRGVILLVYMSHKGACEGYGQRVIDAESGLETTQYMVFARKALKWCADGVVVGATYPEKIKEVHAVLQGKIPIYSPGIGVQGGEIESTLRAGAFYLIVGRAITLAENPAEVAEKVKRLAWRCLTTSCHRAEV from the coding sequence GTGGCTTTTCGTGAGAAAATCAGAGGAACTGCCCAAAATAAGCAGACAAACGTTGTTTTAGCTCTAGATTTTCCTTTTGAAAAACTAGAAAATCGCCAAACCCTTTACAAGAGAGCAGAAAAGATCATCAACACTATTAGTCCCCACGTTTGCGCTGTCAAATTTAACCATCACTTGGTTTTGCCGCTTGGTGTTTTCAACGGCATTCAAAAACTTTTAGAAAGAGCACATGAGCTAGAGCTTCCTACAATAATGGACTGCAAGGCAAACGATATAGGCGATACAAACCGCGTTATAGCGGAATACTATTTTGAAGCAGGTTTTGACGCTTTAATAGCAAATCCCTTTGTGGGATGGGAGGAGGGTCTAAAGCCAATTTTTGAAATTGCAAAAAATCAGGGCAGAGGCGTCATTTTACTCGTTTACATGAGTCATAAAGGGGCTTGTGAAGGCTATGGGCAGAGGGTGATAGACGCTGAAAGCGGACTGGAAACAACTCAATACATGGTTTTCGCCAGAAAAGCCCTAAAGTGGTGTGCAGACGGTGTTGTGGTCGGCGCTACCTACCCAGAAAAAATAAAAGAGGTGCACGCTGTTCTCCAAGGAAAAATCCCAATTTATTCACCCGGCATTGGCGTGCAAGGAGGTGAAATAGAATCCACTTTAAGGGCTGGAGCGTTTTACCTAATTGTGGGTCGAGCAATAACCCTCGCGGAAAACCCAGCTGAAGTCGCGGAAAAAGTTAAGCGTCTTGCGTGGCGGTGTCTAACCACGTCATGTCATAGAGCCGAGGTTTAG